The Pedobacter roseus genome contains a region encoding:
- a CDS encoding RNA methyltransferase, translating into MRKLKLDELNRPDIEAFKAQEKLPVVVVLDNVRSMHNVGSIFRTADGFALEKVILCGITAQPPHREIEKTALGATQSVDWIHYTDTLQAVDALRDLGYEIIAIEQAEHSTMLNTFKPDTNKKYALIFGNEVDGVSDEVMAKIDECIEIPQFGTKHSFNIVISAGIVFWDFFAKLRL; encoded by the coding sequence ATGAGAAAATTAAAATTAGACGAGTTAAATCGTCCGGATATTGAAGCGTTTAAAGCACAGGAAAAATTACCTGTTGTAGTGGTTTTGGATAATGTGCGCAGTATGCACAATGTAGGTTCAATATTCCGTACTGCTGATGGCTTTGCTTTAGAAAAAGTAATTCTTTGTGGCATTACCGCACAGCCACCTCACCGAGAAATTGAAAAAACGGCTTTGGGTGCTACGCAATCTGTTGATTGGATTCACTATACAGACACTTTACAGGCAGTTGATGCACTAAGGGATTTAGGATATGAAATTATTGCCATTGAGCAGGCAGAGCATAGCACGATGCTAAATACTTTTAAACCCGACACTAATAAAAAATATGCACTGATTTTCGGAAATGAAGTTGATGGTGTGAGCGATGAAGTAATGGCAAAAATTGATGAATGTATCGAAATCCCACAATTTGGCACCAAACATTCTTTTAACATCGTAATTTCTGCCGGGATTGTATTCTGGGATTTCTTTGCTAAATTAAGGTTGTAA
- a CDS encoding galactokinase, with amino-acid sequence MNINLEEKFASQYHKKADAVYFTPGRVNLIGEHIDYNGGLVMPCAITLGTWLAIAPNNDNKFRFKSLNFEMETTVESNILNEKDGNHWANYPIGVINEMIKDGKEITGLDFLFYGNIPIGSGLSSSASIEIATAYALNSYFNLGYDRLELVKIAKRVENDFIGLNSGIMDQFAVAFGEKNKAIVLDCETLKYKMVDVDLGNYVLAIINTNKPRELADSKYNERVAECRTALKLLNEEITLHYLCELNAEKFALHSHLISDETILNRATHVVKENDRVHQAARALNSGSLEEFGRLMYASHQSLRSLYEVSGKELDAVVDFCTDYEHVIGARMTGAGFGGCAIALLEKGFEEDFARHLTDYYVAKIGYPAAIYISEIGGGPTSL; translated from the coding sequence ATGAATATTAACCTTGAGGAAAAATTTGCATCGCAATACCATAAAAAAGCCGATGCCGTATATTTTACACCCGGCCGCGTTAACCTCATTGGCGAGCATATTGATTACAACGGCGGTTTAGTAATGCCTTGTGCCATTACCCTCGGAACCTGGCTGGCCATTGCGCCCAATAACGATAACAAATTTAGGTTTAAGAGTCTGAATTTCGAGATGGAAACCACTGTTGAAAGCAATATTCTAAATGAAAAAGACGGAAACCACTGGGCCAATTACCCTATAGGTGTAATTAATGAAATGATCAAAGATGGAAAAGAGATCACCGGACTTGATTTCCTTTTTTATGGAAATATCCCCATCGGATCAGGACTTTCTTCTTCTGCATCAATTGAGATTGCTACTGCTTATGCCTTAAACAGTTATTTTAACCTGGGTTACGACCGATTGGAGCTTGTTAAGATTGCCAAACGTGTGGAGAATGATTTTATTGGTTTAAACTCTGGTATTATGGATCAGTTTGCAGTTGCTTTTGGCGAGAAAAACAAAGCGATTGTTTTAGACTGTGAGACTTTAAAATATAAAATGGTTGATGTTGACCTTGGCAATTATGTGCTGGCCATCATCAATACCAATAAACCGCGCGAACTGGCAGATTCTAAGTATAATGAACGTGTTGCCGAATGTCGAACAGCCTTAAAGTTATTGAACGAAGAGATTACACTTCACTATCTTTGCGAGCTTAATGCAGAGAAGTTTGCCCTGCACAGCCATTTAATTAGCGATGAAACCATATTAAACCGCGCTACACATGTAGTTAAAGAGAACGACCGTGTTCATCAGGCTGCCAGGGCTTTAAACAGTGGAAGCCTCGAAGAATTTGGCCGGTTAATGTATGCCTCGCATCAATCATTAAGAAGCTTATACGAAGTAAGTGGAAAAGAGCTGGATGCTGTGGTAGATTTTTGCACAGATTATGAGCATGTAATTGGTGCACGTATGACGGGTGCCGGATTTGGCGGCTGTGCCATCGCTTTATTGGAAAAAGGCTTTGAAGAAGATTTCGCCAGGCATTTAACAGATTATTATGTAGCTAAAATTGGTTACCCTGCAGCGATTTATATCAGCGAAATTGGCGGTGGACCAACCAGTTTATAA